From Blattabacterium cuenoti:
GAAATTTATTTTTTTTATCATCTTTTAATTCAGATTCTAATTTAGAAAATCTATCAGAAATATCTGAACTTCTATAGGAGGTAGAAATATTTCTTAAAATTGGATTTAATGATTTTTTATTTTTTTGATTAACAATTTTATTTTTAATATAAATTTTAGTTTCTCCTATTTTAATTTTGATTTCATCAATTTCTAATTGAGAAATAAATTGAATAAATGATTGAATATTTTTTAAATCCATAAATAGGATTATTTTTCTAATACTATTTTTCCTTTATAATAAAGTTTGTTATCATGCCAATATGCATGATGATATAAATGTTTTTTAGAAGTTAAAGAACATTTAACTAATAAAGGTTCTTTAATTTTTATATGTGTTCTTCTTTTATTTTTTCTAGATTTAGATTGTCTTCTTTTAGGATGTGCCATATTATCATATTTTTTTATTCATTGCTAATTTATAAAAATTAAATGCTCTATAAGAAGAATTAAAAATAATTTTTTATCTTTTAAAAAAGCATATCCTTTAATTTATTTTTATATGGATAAATTAACTCAAAAACGTAAAGATTATTCTAAATGGTATAATGATATTATCATAAAATCTGGATTAGCAGATTATTCTGGAATTCGTGGTTTTATGATTATTAAACCATATGGTTTTTCTATATGGGAAATGATAAAAAAAAAATTAGATAAAATGTTAAAAGTAACAGGACATAAAAATGTTTATTTTCCTTTACTTATTCCTAAATTTTTTTTTGAAAAAGAAAAACAACATATTCAAAATTTTTCCAAAGGATGTGCTATAGTTACGCATTATAAATTAAAAAATGACAATAAAAATAAAGAAGAATTAGTAATAGATACAAAATCTAAATTAAAAGAAGAATTAGTTATTAGACCTACTTCTGAAAGTATTGTATGGGAAACTTACCGAAGATGGATTCATTCTTATAGAGATCTTCCTATACTTTTTAATCAATGGGGTAACGCTATTAGATGGGAAATGCGTACTCGTTTATTTTTAAGAACTTCTGAATTCTTATGGCAAGAAGGACATACGGCACATTCTAATAAAAAAGAAGCAATAGAAGAATCTAAAAAAATATTAAATTTATATACTCATTTTTCGGAAA
This genomic window contains:
- the accB gene encoding acetyl-CoA carboxylase biotin carboxyl carrier protein, which codes for MDLKNIQSFIQFISQLEIDEIKIKIGETKIYIKNKIVNQKNKKSLNPILRNISTSYRSSDISDRFSKLESELKDDKKNKFQTIQSPMIGTFYRKPHPDKKPFVKIGDNIKIGTKVCVIEAMKLFNDIESEVEGKIIKILVEDASPVDYDQPLFIILTTS
- the rpmF gene encoding 50S ribosomal protein L32, which translates into the protein MAHPKRRQSKSRKNKRRTHIKIKEPLLVKCSLTSKKHLYHHAYWHDNKLYYKGKIVLEK